acataAGAGGGATGTCTTAAACCATGCAATTATGAAAGAAACAggcaatatatatatttgtaaaatatgccCAGAATGTTTTCCTCTGAGCAGGAGTATGCTTTAGTCTTTTTGGAGCTCATTTTGTGGCACCTGTATTTGGTATAACCTCTgattctagttttattttgtactgtATATTCAAACGCAGAGAGAACATGTCGGCCAACTTTCACGTATCGTATTACATAAATTAAGTACAGACATTCCACAGCACATTAGTGTGCTGATGTTTTACACCCCAGGTATGACCCTAAATAAGGAAAACAGCAGGTAACCAGTAGGTCAGATAGCTCAGAAGTGGAAATGGTTCAAATTGACTCACATAACAAAAAGAGGATTCAGTATTTTAGagcttaaaacaacaaattcacAGTTCTTCTCCATTAATTTGATGAATGAAATCTAATATCAACCTGCCAGGGGAGGTTCTGTtatgattttattatatttattgccTTCCCTTGAtgccttttttttaactgtttaatgtCACTGATCTGAAGCCAATTTATTTAAGTACAAACCAAAGTGAATAAAGATACTGTAAAATTATGGTGCTAACCTGTTTGCAAAGTGCACAAGCTGGTTGACAAAGCAATTTCACCTCAAGTTCCACTTAGTAAGAAAGTTCAGTCACATGAGATGGAGTTCATCCAGTAGTCATGGAGGTGTAAATGTTCAAATATCCATATCTGAGTGCACATTAGGGTGAAATTTGAAAGTCCATTCTTGATCGTGGAAACAGTAGATGACAAATTATTTTAACACATAGTCCTCTCAGAATGAGCAGAAATTTTAACAGTgcatgtacaaaatattcatttttatccCACAAACTAgtgaaacattcaaaaaatgttctgagttgttttggtttggtttttaaCACACACTCATTATATACTTTAAGAGTTTTGCTTACTTATTTGGTCAGTACATTTTGTTTGCATGCCTGTAAATGTATCAACTGCACTATACAGCACAGCTTCATAATCCACCATAAGTACTACATTTTTGTAGTTATCATCCAAAGCCAAAATTATGCAATAGTAAGTAGAAGTGCAGCCCACTGGCTTTTGTAATGTCTCTTGAACGCAGCACCTACTATAGTTTTGATGTGAAAGTGCCATAGAGCAACTGCAGAGAGTATTTTAATCTGTTCGTTAAATACAGATCAGCCAATCAGGAGAGAAATCACCTGTTTTCATGCAGTTTTGCACATTAGGCATATTTTATAGAAGCCAGGAGGGTTGTATTCTGTCATAATGTCTCCATACTGTGGTACAATATGTGAACTGATGCTGATTTTCACCTCATATGACCTGCAGGCTGGTCGATTCAAACAGCCATAATCAACATGAATGTGTAGTTTATTGTTGGGAGTCAGTCACATGTATTTATTAAAACACACTCCACCTTACATAAAGTAAACGGTAACCATTTTACTTGCTATCAGTTAagcaaacaataataataataataaacgtTTTATTGCAGCTTGGGGCTGGATCTCAACgtctttctcctcttttgtgATCTTTTCCTGTAACTATAAGCTGGTTGTGATTTGCACACTTtcaaataacatattttttaaaaaaataagataagtgtgaatgtgtggcGCAATATGGATGAATGATATAGCAGCCCTCAGCAGGCCTACGTCAAAATGAATGTGGAGAGTAAACCTATTGCGTAATGCGGAGAGGCGCGTTCACTGTGCACTAAATAAAGGGTCAGGAGCGACGCCTGGTGGTCAACAGGGAGTCAAAATCAGGTTGTAAGGAGAGGTTCGACTATTAGCAGGAGAGCTCACAGTAGAAAATACACTGCAGCTTTATTTTGTACAGTCATGACGCCGAGAGTCAGGTACTTTGAGGTAATAATGAGTATATTTGGTCCTTTTCCACTTAAACACGTTTTGATGTCCCTCTTGGATATTTAACCTTCACTGAGTGACAGTAGAAGACAGTTACTGTCCCTCTGATCTCACCTAAAGTGTGATTTAAAGGCATGTACCTGCAAGTAGGAATGCCATAAATTACCGTGGTTGCCAAGTTCAGCCTAACAGGCAGCTTACATAAGTGTGATGTGGAAACTTGAAGTTTGTATGGCGCAAACAGAGAGCAGCCTTTCAACAATGTAGGAGACACGCAGTAaacatttgtatgtttttgttatatATCCACAGATTgttcactcagttctgcttttcttagttcttagttgttgctcggctctaattttgcttcctttgttcttttttgccctttaatttGCACAAGTTTCTAAATATCAGACTTGGCAACAATGCAATGGAGGAGGCCAGAATATGTTGAGGTTGGATAGCCATTACAAGATTTTAGGCAATTTTGCACATCAAGGACTACTGAACAACATGTTTGAGGAAAAGCACAGGTATCTAATAAATACAATGTATGAATTCTACTTAGTCTCTTGACTTTTGGAGTCCTGATTGTACATGCCATCTCACAGAGATACCCTTGAATATAATTATCTTAATTGTCTTTCCTATGACAAGAGGAAATTCCTTTCATGAAGTGGCATATTGGAACTACTGTCAGCAACAAAAGCCTCCCTGCAACTCTAAAGATGTTACCTTCCAGAGAAATTACAgcaaaacacagacatgttatattgagaatgtttttattcaaagttTACTCCCCTTAGTGTTTCCAGTACACCATACAACAGCATTATGTGAGCTGGGTAAGTGCAGTGGAGGGTGCTCGATGATGAAGAGTAGCACGTTGCCATGCCGACGACAACACTAGGGTGGGTGTGTCTTATACAGTGAAATTAGAACCACAACTTTTCcaccaggttttttttcttagttttaaaacaaacaaaaaaattcaaaaataaaaaaatctgaaaagggATTTTACAGTAAAGGGGGCAAAACTCCAACAACTTTCTGTCCACATCTGGGGGGAGAGGGAAAATCCAGTGAACAGGTTAGAGGTCATCTTCTTCATCTGGGAGTGCTGTTTGTGATGCAACCTGGAGAGTGGAAGACAAACATACTTTTTAGACTTCCCAAATGTAAACGGGTGCTTACGTTGacatttgtctatatatacttGGCTCAGTTGAAGAAACTGCCAGATTTTTCGTGAGCTGGTTCAGTTATACTTACTTGAAGCTCTTCCTCATACTTAGCGGCGAGGGTTGGGTCCATCTGGACCTCTGGGGGAGCGAGGGCAGGCATTGCCACAAACTCCAGGTTGGGATCACCAATCAGCTTCCTTGCAAGCCACAGGAAAGGCTTCTCAAAGTTGTAGTTACTCTTGGCAGAAATGTCGTAGTACTGGTGACAGAGCAGTTCACAACAGTTAAAAATTACAGTTCAGTCCCAACAGTGCTTCCTACAATTCACAAGTGACATGCGTTTATGAAAAGGAGCACATTCTGATGTTTGTGAGCATTTATTACCTGCAGGTTCTTCTTACGGTGAAACACAATGCTCTTGGCTTTGACTTTCCTGTCTTTGATGTCCACCTTGTTGCCGCAGAGCACAATGGGAATGTTCTCACAGACACGGACCAGATCACGATGCCAGTTGGGCACGTTCTTATAGGTGACTCGAGAGGTGACATCAAACATGATGATAGCACACTGAGCTGTTGAGGGAGGAAGGAAGTCAGTTTTAACACAACTATTCAGATTTAAATGCATCCTGGCTGGGCAGGCTGTGATAACAAGAGCATGCTAAGGATGTGAAGAGCACCTTGAATGTAGTAGCCATCTCTCAGGCCTCCAAACTTCTCCTGACCAGCTGTGTCCCACACATTAAACTTGATTGCTCCTCTGTTGGTGTGGAACATCAGTGGGTGCACCTCTACTCCCAGAGTGGCTAAAATTGCAAAGACAAGATGTATGAGAACAAAAAAGGTGAAACAGTGATCAAGTCATCCATTTGTCGGTGTTTTCATACTGATAACTGGGAGAAAATGATAAATGGGATATGTAACAGTTCAGAAATAAAACTGTAGTCTAAATTACTCAAGAACTCTTTTAGCATATAGCAAGAGCTCTTGATTGGGTCAGGGCCCACTAAGTATCTGGCCCAATATGCCCAATTCATATCCAAAATCTACTCCCAATGACTCTGCATCAAAGATAACAAGTCAGAGCTATGTCTTCAACTCATTATCTGTAAAATGCTTTTGTGTCATTCCCTTCTTCTCAGATGGGTACTCACCAACATATTTCTTCTCAAACTCTCCTGTGATGTGCCGCTTGACAAAAGTAGTTTTTCCGGTGCCTCCATCTCCTACCAACACCAACTGTAAGCAGGAGACCACAGTTAGCTCATAACGACTGTTAGCACAGCAAGTACTACAAGGactgttatttttactttaaatacagCCAGGTGACACTAAAGTGATGGTACAGAGTGAATACTTACCTTAAACACCGCCACCGGCAAACTTGGTGCCATTGAGTCTGCCATGGTTGCGATTTTCTGagttaaacaaaacaagacgaGATGGTTAATTAGCACACAGTCGTTCGTACACTAGCAGGGTTAGCGATTACTAGTGATGTTACGAGATGTGCCGAGGCTTCGAAGCGTGTCGAGTAAtggatttttacctgctgtatctttgcattcaattggttttaaactctttttttatagaaccagccagaaagagaagattctcccctgtctgggaacactttgacctgacttctcctaataaagtaggcacataacaagtgaagtgtaatatgaataactgtgacaaccctacttttgttttacaggttgtcactGGTACCACAAAACAATAAgtagcaaaagcacaataaattttatttatatagcccttattacaattaaaagtatctaagcactttacagaaagccaGAACCTGACATCAATCAAGCAGTCAAGCTACAAATCTAAAATCTCTCtccaatttgtttccatttccccctctgttcctgctatcaggaaaagcagacactatattaagtatattacttgtttattggcattatcatttaagcacaattcaaaGCTTCACATAGCAAAGCTAGCGTGTCATTATAGGCACTCTGCCTGTTTATTTATCCAGTTGATGGCgcagtagagcaaatgaagcaccatGAAGCTTCGAACCATGAGTGAACCAATTGGATGGAAAGCCTcaatgcttcatgaagcttcatctcGCCATCACTAGCGATTACCTGATTTGACGCTTTTTTTAGGGAATAAAAGCGGATAAACGGCTATAATTCGCTTTGACGTTTTTAACGGGCTACTTTACGGCTAAACGGTCTGTTAGCTACAGATAACCACTTCTAGCATGTTCCATCCAAGCTAACGGTCAGATATGTAACTTTCACAGTCACCGTAACGTCTGAATATGCTCGAATCGAACGTTGTCACGCAAAATCACAAAACGTCGCACATTTAAATGGAGTGAAATCAAGACGAGCCGCACCCGAATCTGTATTTCCACAGCAACGgttgctagctagctaacaggcTAGTTCGAGTGCGCCATACGACGCGCAACCGCACTTTTTCTTGTTCGACTAGAACAACCGGACTGGAAGATCGTCTAATGTGTTCCACGTTGCAGCTGATGGCCAACTTCcatgaaaaacaaaccagacaCACGAAGCGGACATTCCGCATTCAAGATTCGTTTTCGCTATGACAGCAAACGCACGTAATTGCAGAAACATGAGCGGCTCCGAAGAACAAAGCAGTGAAATGAGGGAGAGCGGAGATGCTAACCTGTTAGCTCTCAGCAGCATGGAAGCCATTCTTTCCATCGAGCTAACGGCTAAGTTAGCACTAGAAAATCAATGGCCTAACCTAGTTGCTCGTCCCTCACATGGCTACACATTCAGCGGCGAATCCGAGGCGTACATTCAAGTTGCTACTTGTTTTAACCCACTTTACCAGCAAATACAAACTTGAAATTTAGCACGGCCCGCAATGAGAGAAGAATATAGAGACCCACCGGTGTTGCTGCGAAGAGAGAAAAGAGTAAATGGCTGCGTTCGCGGGAGATTCAGCGTGGGCTATGAGTCAGTTTCCGCTCTTATCATGTGACTCCGCAGCGGCAAAAACGCATCTGCCTTCAGAGCATGACCCTCAGTGGTCAGAGACCATGATTCAGCATTCAGTCTCCACACAAATATACTCTGTTCATctaaaaaaagaacacattgATATAAACGAGCAGTAATCTGCAATGGTTGACGTGCTAAAGCTAGAAATGTAtcatttaaatctattacaaCTCAGTTCTGCAGCTTAATGGACTAACTTGTCCTGTTCACTGGCACATAATAGACATTACTTAAAATAGTGATTAATATATCAACATTTCTGAtaaattatttgatttaaatagTAGAAAATGCTCTTCATAAGTGCCCAATAAACCTAAACTGTTGGTTTTATCCAACTAGCACACCAAATATATTTGACTTCATATCATACAAGACCAGcggtggaaaaaatatttagatcCTTTAGgtgaaaaaaagatcaaaactaTGTACAGGAGTATGTAGTGTACACTAGTTAACATTATATCTTGTTAGATTTTGCGCATTTCTATACAAGCAATGTGCACATTCCTGCGCAATCTTCGAGCCATCTCACTTAAATAACATTGTAAATACTTTCATTACTTTTATAATACATTTGATTTGTTACGCTCGCTTTTTGTTCCTCTAGTAGCACTTAtcaaactgtttatttaatttgcaatgctttcttttaaaaaaatttttaaaattattcaaaaaaatctcTCATCCTTTAAATGTTCTGCTTGTCAGTGTTTACTATTATGTACTAAAACACTTAATCCAGTTCCTTGTATTTGAAAACCAACTTGGCAATAGAACTGAATCAGAGGTACAAAAGTACTCATGTCAAAATACACTTTGAGTATCTAAAGTAGATCATCTATACATAATGGATTCATTAATGTGTTTCTATAATCATGTAGCATGATTTATGGACTGATTTACATTTGAAAACGAATTATTTTAATAacgaaatctgtaaaatacctAGTTACAAAGGATTGAAAATAAATGGAGCAGAATGCTAACTACAATAtttgtctataaaatatcaCACAGCAGAGGTAGAATTAGCGTAACAGAAATAATTGAGTCCATCAAAACTGTACTAAAGTACAATCCTTGAGTAAAAGTAAAGGTTAAAAAACAGCTATTTACCATGATATAAAAGTGAAAAGGCAGCAAATATTACCACTTTTAAAGCTATATTcagagatttttgttttttgtttgataaaTGAAGACCAAAATGATCATCAGTTTCATTTCTATGCAAACAACCATTTCATACCAGCTTGACTGCAAGAGACACATAAACAGTTTGAAAAAATTTATTTCAGTATCTTAAATGACCTCATAATAAACATTACATAATATTCTCTTTTACAAATGTCCTAGCTAATAAACTATGTAAAACATACTTTAAGGTGCTGCTTTAAAAAGTCTATGACAGGCAGTATGTTAGGCTGTAGATTATAAGATTAAGACCAAAAAGTGCAATATCAACCATCTCTGTAACATAACAAGACAGTATAATGTGTACGTTTGTATTTGTCACCTCAGTTCTGTCAGCAGAATGTAAGGATACAAGGCTTCACTCTTCTCTTTTTAGCTGAAATATCTGTAAAGCTGGAAGTAATCTCTTTATTGCATATAAGGAGGATAAAATTCAGTGTATAACATATCCTTGCAGTCTATCTGTACAGGTAGTCTGCCTGTATGTTGGCTGCTATCTCAGCCTCCCATTGGTCTCCATTGTTGAGCAGCTTTTCCTTGTTGTACAGCAGCTCCTCATGGGTCTCTGTGGAGAACTCAAAGTTTGGACCCTGAAGGGAAAAATTAAGGAGATAATAAATGTCTTTAGGTCTAAATGCAAGCGCATTGTTTTCATGGTGGGTTGAGTGTATAATGCCTTGTTTGCTAGCAATAAACgtatattttctttcttttatgtgGAAGACCAGAATTGACTTTCAGGTGACCAATATGCATGTTGAGccaatattttcaaaatctgGATTTAACTGTGCATCTGTTGTCCTTTTAGTTCTGGTGCCAAATGGGAAACATACACGATGAGCGGTTTTTCAGAGGAAGCCAAGCAGTGTTTGAATTGAATAATCAAAAATGCATGAATCAATATATGGTAATGGCACAATAATTAAatcttgcagctcacagttgaCTGAAATTCCCTTTTTAGTTAAGGGTTCAATATGTGTAAGGCAAACTGGGTTTTGTTTTACCATCGTCTAAAGGTAAAAAGGTTTTAAACAATACGGTGTTTTTCTAGGCAGAAAGTGGTACATGAGTTTCTGTTGCAGAAAAAGTTGGTATTAAATGATCCTGCAAGCACTTAATTTGAAGCAGAATTCCTAGCAGGCTCTATAAACTTTTTCATACCTGAACAATGGCATCAACAGGACAAGCTTCCTGGCAGAAACCACAATAGATGCACTTGGTCATGTCGATGTCGTAGCGCGTTGTTCTCCTGCTGCCATCAGCACGAGTCTCAGCTTCAATGGTAATGGCCTGAGCTCAACAAAgggaggaaaaggaagaaataaaaccagagatTCAGACAGGGATTCTGGGTAAATAGTAGCCTTAAAGTATTAGCAACatcagtttaaagtcatttttcttGACTgctgtgcatttattttattgtgtgtgtatgtgagggaCAGACACAAAATTTAGCTGCATGGACGACCAGATAAAACTGCTATAAATCTGAGACTGTGTTGCTCAATATCAAATCCCGAGTGCACACCATAAAAGGCACAGCATGTGGTCTGTACATGTAAGACAGATATAAGGAAAGAGAAACAGGGGAGGCAGTATGAACAGTACAAAAAATAGATGTGACCGATGCtcactgtttattgttttgtaaccaatttcaaccaaaaaaaatatcacaatgtttTACAAAGAGGATACTGATGAACACTGATTAAAAATAGTGCCCTGGATCTGATGACTTGAAGCATGCCACATGTGTTTTCTGctgatagaatagaatagaatagaatagaatagaatagaatatctttattgtcattgcgaTTTGAAACAAAATTGGTCATGAAAGAAACACAGATaaagtctttgttttattttgaaaaatagaaaTCAGTGACAACACGATGTCTATATGCTGTCTTTGCCATCTTGTCACACAGTAACAGCTCTATCAGTAAACTCACTGTCTTTAGAACAGtggctgagtgtgtttgtgttcacctGAGCGGGGCAGATGGCCTCACACAGCTTACAGGCAATGCAGCGCTCCTCTCCGCTGGGGTAGCGACGGAGGGCGTGCTCTCCACGGAAACGTGGCGACAGAGGGCCCTTCTCAAACGGGTAGTTGATGGTAGCTGGTTCGCGGAACAGGTAGCTCATGGTCATCGCCAAACCTGCGGGAAGGAAATAAATCAAAGAGAGTGATGAGTCATGGTGAACTTTGGTGATAATATGTAGTTTTCCCattaaaagagtaaaacaaacaatgtGTACATCAAATCCTCAATACTTTCCAACTTTCCTACTATATTTGTGCCATTTAGCATCACACGCAAGCACATGAATGTTTGGAAATGCACCATAAACATAGTTTCATTTTGTAAAAGCTGTATTATTTCGTAAAACACCTGGGAACTGATCTTCTCTTTAGCAAACTGGAGTTAACAGTGCACTTGTTAGTGACTTGCAAATTGTgtaaattgtgtattttatgtGGATTTTTGTCCAATTTCTATAAATTGTGGAGTGATCGCAAAAATGACAGATCAGGTATTTCTTTTACTGGCTTGTTGGTGATGTGCTGTTTCCTGGTCACATGGATTCCTGCAGCTTTACTCTCTGAACAGCAAAGACTGCAATGGAAACACTGTAAGTATCAGACTTTCCTGTATCAGCCTTGACATTCTAAACTTACATGTAAATTTATGTCCTCCCTCTCATAAAGTAAAATTAGCTGCAACCAAGGGTGTGTTTGGTATACTAGTGAGTATTCACGGCAAAGGGCTAGAGAATGTGGAAGTGACTCAGATGATGGTGACTGTGTTCATTGTAATGAAGGATCATGTCACGCAGTGCAACAGTTTGGCTCAGATATTtgtgttgaatatttttttggatCTATGACACAGGAGGAACCGGCTTTATCTGGCTTTGGCTTCACAGGAGATGTTTGTTAGTTGTTTACATTAGTTGTTGGTCTTTTTGTGAGATTTGCtcaaaataaaaagcaacataGAATATGAACAGGTTCATGTTTTAACTCAttctgcacaaaaaacaaattaaatgctACCTCTAAAGAGCTCAGTCCAAAGGAGGGTTGTGGCAGCCCGGTCAGTGATGGATCTCATGTCTGTCGGCAGCTCCTGAGCATTTACATACTCTACCAGCAGAGTAAAAGGACAGAAGAATGAGATAAGAATCTATCGTATGTGCTTACTccactgaaaatgtcataaCAGATGCAGCCGTTGGTGTGTAGCGTACTTACTATAGCCCTCTCTTGTCACACTGACACTGAATGAGCGCAGGACGCCAGGGCCACAACCAAATGTGCCTGGAGCGGTAACACAAAAGTACTGAAGACAGGCCTCATTTACAgtcaacaaaaatataacagcAGCGCGTAACACTTCACTGAAGTCTGTCCATTCTTTTGAACACAGGGGAGTAAGTGCTTGCTGCTCTAACACATGACTTCTCGACAGCAGAACGGATGTCAAGAAACAAACAAGTATGCAGTATTTTGGAAATGATCATTTGTACAATTACAAGACAGTAATGTGCCACATATCCGGACACGTGTGTGACGCAATGAGGTTGTCG
This Amphiprion ocellaris isolate individual 3 ecotype Okinawa chromosome 13, ASM2253959v1, whole genome shotgun sequence DNA region includes the following protein-coding sequences:
- the ran gene encoding GTP-binding nuclear protein Ran, giving the protein MADSMAPSLPVAVFKLVLVGDGGTGKTTFVKRHITGEFEKKYVATLGVEVHPLMFHTNRGAIKFNVWDTAGQEKFGGLRDGYYIQAQCAIIMFDVTSRVTYKNVPNWHRDLVRVCENIPIVLCGNKVDIKDRKVKAKSIVFHRKKNLQYYDISAKSNYNFEKPFLWLARKLIGDPNLEFVAMPALAPPEVQMDPTLAAKYEEELQVASQTALPDEEDDL
- the ndufs8b gene encoding NADH:ubiquinone oxidoreductase core subunit S8b, which codes for MSAALSLRLLHCYSKQGTFGCGPGVLRSFSVSVTREGYKYVNAQELPTDMRSITDRAATTLLWTELFRGLAMTMSYLFREPATINYPFEKGPLSPRFRGEHALRRYPSGEERCIACKLCEAICPAQAITIEAETRADGSRRTTRYDIDMTKCIYCGFCQEACPVDAIVQGPNFEFSTETHEELLYNKEKLLNNGDQWEAEIAANIQADYLYR